In Oryctolagus cuniculus chromosome X, mOryCun1.1, whole genome shotgun sequence, a single window of DNA contains:
- the LOC100341723 gene encoding large ribosomal subunit protein eL34-like translates to MVQCLTYHRRLSYNTASNKTRLSRTPGNRIVYLYTKKVGKAPKSARGVCRGRLRGVRAVRPKVLMRLSKTKKHVSRVYGGSMCAKCVRDRIQRAFLIEEQKIVVKVLKAQAQSQKAK, encoded by the coding sequence ATGGTCCAGTGTTTGACATACCACCGGAGGCTCTCCTACAATACAGCCTCCAACAAAACCAGACTGTCCCGAACTCCTGGTAACAGAATTGTTTACCTTTACACTAAGAAGGTTGGGAAAGCACCAAAATCTGCACGTGGTGTGTGCCGAGGCAGACTTCGTGGGGTTCGTGCTGTGAGACCTAAAGTCCTGATGAGATTGTCTAAAACGAAAAAACACGTCAGCAGGGTCTATGGTGGCTCCATGTGTGCTAAATGTGTCCGTGACAGGATCCAGCGTGCTTTCCTTATCGAGGAGCAGAAAATTGTCGTGAAAGTGTTGAAGGCACAAGCACAGAGTCAGAAagctaaataa